The Paramormyrops kingsleyae isolate MSU_618 chromosome 12, PKINGS_0.4, whole genome shotgun sequence region tttagcttgcactatactaacaggaagactattccattcTACACACTGTgcaaagaagtgctttctcaaatctaGCTTAAAATCTTCTCCCATTAATTTCCACCTAAggccacaagttcttgtatttgaactaatattgaagtaactatttggttgagtGAACAGCATTGAAAgttgttagaatcttatatacctttGACAAAAGTTCTGGAGAAAATAGATGCTGCTCAACTTCACTTATATTTGGAGAGACACAAGATACTGGATTGTTTCCAGTTGGGCTTCTGCCCAGGACGCAGCTGAAACTGCCTTGACCAAAGTCGTAAATGACATAACAATGGCAACTGATGCTGACAGCACAACTGTGCTAATGCTTCTGGACCTTAGTGCTGCTTTTGACACGGTTGACCATTCTATCCTATTTCAGACTTAAATCTGAGGTTGAGTTGTGTGAAATGGTGTTGAAGTAGTTTAAAGCAAATTTTTTACTAAttgagcagtgcttgggggtagTACCTTGTTCAGGATTGCTAGATTATTAACAAATGAAACATGTATATATTCTTCATTCATTCTTTAAGATTACATCCTTCTTCCTGATCCGTACTGGTGTATCTTAAGTATATTCTCGGATTTTGGCAAATGTAAATGACAGATGGAGAGAAAAACAAGGGGCTCTGGCCCCATCATAAGAGTGGAAGCAGGGAGGGCCTCTGGCTTCAGTATCTGTTCAGTGAGAAGAAGATGAAGGCTGTAGAAGCTGCAGATAGTTTGCTTAAATGAGATTACGGGATATGGCAGAGTGCTGacagggcagagcaggaaacAAGCCTAGTGAGAGTAATCCAGGGATCTCTGCTGCTCCAGACTCAAGGTGAACCAAACCCAGGGTGAGATCCATCTATGAGGAGGCAGATTCAGatttttactgtttaaaaatCACCTCCAAATTACTCATTAACTAATGCATCTTTTGCACCTCAGATTTAAACGGGTATTTAAACCGTACAGCTAGCAATCAGAAATATATGGTGACACACATAAACCGACTGTCATTTTTTGTTACTGAAAACATGCAACCAATGTCAACACCTGCAATGTCATCGTGATTATTTTAGAGCATAAATTCATTTATGTAGGTAAGAAAAACAACTCAGCAGTGATCCTCTTTCATATTAATGAGTTGCCTgtcaggtgggggtgggggggtcacagggACTTTGCAACTGTCATTTGTACCCAAGTCTAAATCCCCAAAGCCTCCTTCGGGTCAATGAAGTTAATGACAGCAAAacagtcagactgaaactgaTAAATAGTGATGCTATTTGACTCACTAACAGTATGTAATGTTTCTCTGaggaattaaaaatgattttgccTTTGAGGATGTAGAGGAGCCTTTAGGTACGCCAGGGAACAGGATATAGGGAAGACGAGCTTCGGGTaagtcatttcatttcactacTAAATTTTACAAGAAACATGtagtttatacagatttatTGTTATATTCCATTTAGAGAAATATATTTGagatacatttttaatcaaTGTTTGAACAAAAGCAGTATCACATTTCCTTTCTACCTATTAAAGTAATGCCTTGTTCCCTTTTTTAAATCCAGAGTAGAGAAGATGAGTTATTGTGGAATACTTAACTGATATTAACATTTGCATGACTGTGAATGTCAGCCTGGACTCTGTATGTGATTATCACGTTATAAGGATATTTTTACAGCCCAGTGGAGATTATGCACCCTCAAATTAAGGTGTAAAGAGAGGTCCAGTCAATACAGTGTTTGGCAGATACTCCATATGCATATACCTCCATATGTGGGTGATTCCACTGAATTCGTGCCATTTGCATGTTATAAAtcttcaaaaataaatttcatttCTTCATCTTTTTCAACATTGAATAATAACATATACGTGTATTTAGCTATTCAAAATGTGCAGTGATCAGTCTCAGGtaactttatttcattttgtcaAAGTTTTTGGATGCAATGTGGTTGCATTTTTCTCAATCCTGTTATAAAAATCTCAAGCAACTGTTTAAATatcaattgaaaaacaaatcaaCGAGTTCTTTTGTATTCCCCTCAATAAAGTGtgtattttaaagaaattattGGTTACAtgtcctacacacacacacacacacacacacacacaaacacattttgTGTGTGCTTAAAAATcactatacagtatgtgtactTTTACTGAAAGTATCAGGACTTAGTTTTATCATAAAATTAGCATATTCATGAACCATGGCCACATGTCAAACATAATAGTATGATGATGTTGAGTCCATCCAAGCAacttattaaaaatgcatatattttttttaacaaataaatgaattagATCTTAGAAATAATCTGAGTAACAGGACTGAGTATTGAGTTTGACTACCTCAGACATACTTACAATATCATCAAAAATACAGGAAAGAGAGAGAACTTACTTTTGGTTTTCCTGTGGTCTTCAGGCGACTGAGATGATGCAAGTTATAGGTGAACATGCCATTTGTGGAAAGTGCCAATTTTTTTAGGTGCAGTAATGTATTAAGGTAACAGGACTGCGTGAAAACCTGGGGGCACCactaaaatgtgtattttaactAGAATATTATTGATTTATATAAGATTTTTAAAGGTTTTTAGTCATATTTCATGGTGATATGTAGCATTGCTCAGGTGACATATTTGCTCATTGGGACAGGTGACATATTTGCTCATTGGGACAGGTGACATTTCTCAGAGTTCTATGTAGTTCTCATTAATGTTTTACATTATGTATGTTAAATTTGCAATGAGGACAATGCAGAGGACACTCTGCTTGATATCAACATGTATTATAAAGCTAATTTTTCAtgtgtatttataaatataatgtCCTGGGGGCAGAAATTGCACTGATTCGGTGGAATGGCCCATACTGTAGATACTACAGCCAATTCACATAAACATATATGCTGATCTACTGGAGCAGGACCTGCTTATGTAGTGGTGAGAAATGCAACAGTACATAGAAAATCTATAGACATAGATCAGGGGTGAGATCTGAACCCTTGGAGGTGTCAGACTATAATTCTGTAAATGTGTGTTGGGGCATATAAATgtacaaagacacacacacacacacagacaaacacatatgtacatatatatagttAGATCGATGGTGTGTAAACAGCCATGAAGAACATGAAGCCAGTGTGATAATATTCTGAACTGTTCTTTGTATGGTAGCCCccacatattttaaatgaaGAATCATTTATCTGCCTCATTAATATGAGATTGTTCTCATATGCCTGTTTTTCTTATGCACCCACACATCCACTCATGCTTCATTGCTGTCTAATTAATCTAGTTTAATTTGCTGACAATAGCAGATGGTTTCTGGGTGCCCCCTATTATCATCTGAAGGATAACAGACAACACAGCACTGATGTCATCCAAGATCAAGCCACAACGTTCCCCACTAGTCCATCGTGGAACAGTGCTGCAGGACAAGGATACAAGCACACAGGAGGATGGTAAAGGGCAAACGTAAGCGAGAACTTATTACACATGTAAAACTAACCCACAGTGACATGAAGATCGCCCATCTTACGTGCCTTTCACATGAAGACCACTCTCAGTGATATCAGCTCATTTTACTTCACAGAAATAAGTGTGAGTCTGAACCAGCTCTCCGCCTCAACCTGAACAACAGCAATAACAATGCGGAGTGAGTATGGGCTCAACATCTCCGAGATGAACATACTGTACACATACCTGCATTTTTCAGCTTAAACTGCTCTCTTTCAGAGGCaagcagaaaaagaaaaaggaaaagaaggacaaaaaagcaaaaaatgagTAAGCATATACGCATAcctttattaaaacaatattcTGAGCAAAAATGATGATCACAGTAATAAGTtactgatgtttttgttttaggaaaaaggaaaagaaggacaagaaagaaaacacagagaaagaaaaagaaaagaatgagAAAACGGACACGTGGGTTGCAGCAAGTGTGTTTACGTCAAAGACACATCAATTCTTTAAATTCACCCGCCGATTCACTCTTCGTGCTTTTTCTTTGCAGGCCAAAGGAAATCTATGTTACCGACCCGGCCAGCAACAGATACTACCACTGGCTGATTGTCATCACCATGCCGGTCATGTATAACTGGACCTTAATCATTGCCAGGTAGCAAAAATCTGGTGGAACGCTGGCTGTTCGTTAGTATTAAGAGCATCAAGACAGAAAAACTGCAAATAAACCTAAGTAAAACTAAGCATGTCCCAGTGGCCAGTGCTGATTTGTCCTTAACATATGAAGGAGGCTGTTTGTTCAGCTCATTCTAATGAACCTTTCCAAACATGCATTGCTAAATACAGTGAGAATCAATAATGCTTCTGTATTGACtgaaaaatataaagtaaataaaaaaacaataaatgatAAAATCAGTGCACAGTGCTAAAACTTTTGTTGTTTGTATCTTTGCAGAGCTTGCTTTGAAGAATTACAACAGGACTATCTCATTTTGTGGTTCATCGTAGACTGTTTATCAGACATCGTATACTTGGCTGACATGGCGTTCAGGACCAGAACAGGTAGCTTAATTTAATACACGATAAAAATATCCAGAAATTGACAATCCTGCAGACATTTTCCCATCCatgcaaatataaaatatatttaataattattcaATTTATTGTATTGCATATTAGTCACTGGTTTGTTTTTCTCGAATTTTTGCAGGATATCTTGAGCAGGGCTTGCTTGTGAAAGATGAAATGAAGCTGCGTCAGCGATACGTGGAAAGCCTGCAGTTCAAGCTCGACCTCATATCAATGATCCCAACTGACATCCTATACTTCAAACTGGGACTCCGCTATCCAGAGATTCGCCTCAACAAGTTGTTCCGTGTTAATCGCATGTTTGAGTTCTTTCAGAGAACAGAGACAAGGACCAACTTCCCTAATGTCTTTCGTATTTCAAATCTCGTCATGTACATTGTAATTATCATCCACTGGAACGCATGTCTGTACTACTCTTTCTCCAAGGCTATTGGATTCGGATCAGACACGTTTGTTTACCCTAATGTCTCACACCCTGAGTACGGACGTCTGGTCAGAAAATATGCATACAGTTTATACTGGTCCACCCTGACTTTAACTACCATTGGTGAAACCCCTCCCCCAGTTCAGAACTCTGAgtatttttttgtggtttttgacTTCTTGGTGGGTGTTTTGATTTTTGCTACCATTGTAGGTAATGTTGGTTCCATGATTTCCAATATGAATGCAGCAAGAGCCGACTTTCAGGCCAGAATTGACGCAATAAAGCAGTATATGAGCTTTCGAAAGGTCACCAAGGACCTGGAGAAAAGAGTCATAAAGTGGTTTGACTACTTGTGGACAAATAAGAAAGCTGTAGATGAGAGAGAGGTGCTGAAATACCTACCAGATAAATTGAGAGCTGAAATTGCCATCAATGTCCATCTGGACACGTTGAAGAAGGTTCGCATCTTCGCTGACTGCGAGGCAGGGCTGCTGGTGGAACTGGTGCTGAAACTGCAGCCTCAGGTGTTCAGCCCTGGGGACTACATCTGCAAAAAGGGTGACATTGGCAGGGAGATGTACATCATCAAGGAAGGAAAGTTAGCAGTGGTGGCAGATGATGGCGTCACACAGTTTGTAGTCCTTAGTGATGGAAGCTATTTTGGCGAGATTAGTATTTTGAACATCAAGGGCAGTAAAGCTGGAAATCGCAGAACTGCTAACATTCGCAGCATTGGATACTCAGACCTCTTCTGCCTGTCCAAAGATGACTTGATGGAAGCTCTGACAGAGTACCCTGATGCCAAGGCTATGCTAGAAGAAAAGGGAAGGCAGATCCTCATGAAAGATGGCCTCCTAGATTTAGAAGTGGCCAAGCAGGGCCCTGACCCTAAGGACATGGAGGAGAAGGTGAACAGCATGACGGGCACCGTAGACCTCCTGCAGACCAAGTTTGCCCGGCTGTTGGCAGAGCATGAGGCCGCACAGCTGAAACTGAAGCAGAGAGTCAATAAGCTagagaaaaaaatcataatcTCCTCTCAAACGGTGGACCCAGTCGGTGCTGCAACTGCTGGGGTCTAAGAAAAAAGTAGAAAGGGAATGTGAGAAAGAAATAGGAAAAAGAATTAAAAGCCATGTTTTTCCCTTTCAAAGCTTGTGCAAACTTTGTGCAGTTCCtcacataaaaataaatccaaaattGTATATTATATACTATACCAAATTTTAATATATACAATGTGTATTTTAATGCCatgttttaatataaaatttaGGCTATACGTATTTATGAAAAGGCATAAcattacagccatgtttattgtggcttatgaagctctcatctataatacacCTTAGATACCTTTtgtaatgcagtacaaagcatccttaatgcttatactaaCCACTGCAATGCATTAAAGGGCATCTTTAGTACATTATAGATGGCAGCTTCATGAAGCATAagtatttatagccatgtttataatggtttatggatgcattattatttgttatgagtGTGTTTAAATGACTAAAACATGACCTTAAGTGTTACCCAAAAGTATTATTGCAATGATAAAATTACAAGTTAACTTTATGAGGTACATTATATGAAGATTATAAGAATATATATATCTGATTGGACATATACTGGATTAGAACTGACAGAAAAATAGAACCAGACCAGAAAAAAACCAAAGAATGGCACAGAAGATTAACTTGGATAAATGTTTATTGACAGTATTTGAGCATTTCTTAACTGTTACAATGTCACAAGTTGAGTGGAAAAATGACTGTGATCTATCTTTAGTTGAAAAAACAAGAGTATAAACTGAAATCATTGTGCAGTGTTGGCTTAAAAGCTCTGAGACTAACAAATCTGTTGGTTGTATAATACTGTTTGTTATTCTGTTCACTGATTATGTGGATGTTATTGCATCCTTTAACCTGCAAGGAGGTAAACTCTAGCTCCAGGAGCAGATTTGGGCAGACTTGGTTTAATTAATTGGGATAATACCTGAAatttaaaagcaaagaaataGAACAGAATAGACAACTTTTGTAGGCGAACAGCATGATATTATActgtaattaaatatatttctggttttgtttgtttatgaatCAGGAAGGTACTCGATATAGTAAGCCTTTAACAAAATAACACCTGGTGTCCTCGCTCACTCTGGCAGTACTTAAATCCTTCAATCATTACAGAACATTGTATTTCTTGAAACAGGTTACCAATAGCTTGGGGGCATTATCCCAATGACAGAGTTATTGGACAGATTCCTGGATATTCCTGGAGATGTCCATCCTGTATCAACGACCTAACctacaaataaatatttaatcacCAATGAGAAATTTAGTACTATTACTAATCGAAAGGCAAGCAAAACTGGGTCAGAAGGGAAGAAAATACATACAATGAAAGTGCTTTACCCGGGAGTACTAGTACTGGGGAACTTTACATTttcatgacataaacatgaaaCATTTTATATCAGAGAATTACTGATGTTGCTAAACTTAGACTTTCACAAACAAAGCGGAAGGAGGTGTAAAGAGTGTTTCTTTGCATATTGTTTGTATTACATGAAAATTATTAAATCATATTCATATTCTGTCCATTAAGATCGTTTTTGtgtaaatgtaaaacaaattcttttttgttgtttgcaaAAAAAGCAACGTATTAGTATTTAGTTGGATGTTTGAAACGCACAAGGAATCACGGGATCTGTAGTTTTGAAAATTCAGGCTTTGACGCGATTCAGTAGCAATTTAGGAACTTTAACGAAactgtgacatttcagacacgtTTGTTAATAAACCGATATTTAATTACTTCTCTATAGAATTGAATTTTCATGAAGAGTAGCAGTCCACAGCCATAGATTATTTTCTATTAATTTCTATTAAGACATAGGCTAGAAATCTGGTCATAGGTTACCATGTTTCCCGGCGTGCATTGCGCCAGGAAGACCCAGCGTGCACTTCGGTTTGTTGTGCGCGTGTCAGCGGCGTCTTCCCGGCTTGGGTATGTTGTCTTCTCAATGGAGCTTTAAGCAAAACTCATTATGTTAATATACTATAATGTTGCAGTTCTGCTGCATGCGTTGTAGTACGGTGTCAGACGAATCGATTCATATGTTAAAACACGTTGTGTTACTCGGCTAAACTGTACAAATGCCTGGTTATTCAATAAACCACTTTTACTTGACACGAAATGACCGAATTAAACCATTAAACAGATACGGTTACTGCGACGTGCTACTATAACGCCCGATTTAAACCAGTGTGCTAGTCACATTTAACAGGTACGGCTAGTGAATATAAGTACGGCAAGCGAATTAAACCATTATGTGGGTAATAAGTGTGCATTTGCTCACAATAAGAAAACATTAGAAAATTACCAGCAATAGAGTAAAAACAAGATTTTCTTTTGCCCTCCGAAAAGTCATTGATTTCTTCTTGGATGGCTAGAAGAGCAGTGCTTCAGTTTCAAAACCGCTcttcaggggcaccccagccatttcaTCTATTTAAGTTTGACCACCAGCTCGATTAATTCATTAACTcgatgaggtattgattatcCAAACATGGTATGCGTCTGCAAACTTTAGATGTTTACTGCAAATCCTGGGGTTTTGAAATAGCGAAGCTGATACACTTTTACAGAGAGAAAATTTACACCAACAGGATGATCATGTAACCATCACTTTCTCTGGATGTCCaagacagtactgtgtgtgtgtgtgtgtgtgtgtgtgtgtgtgtgtgtgtgtgtgtgtaatactGACGGAGAGATACGATATGGAGATAcgataattccatctgctcaattttttcCTCTACTACTTCTTTTCTCAGTACTTCTGTGTATCATCCAAGTTAGTGCCGGTGCTTCTTGTCTTCCATTCAGCAAAGTGGTTGCCATATGACCCATTCAGTA contains the following coding sequences:
- the cnga1b gene encoding cyclic nucleotide-gated channel rod photoreceptor subunit alpha, yielding MSSKIKPQRSPLVHRGTVLQDKDTSTQEDGKGQTNKCESEPALRLNLNNSNNNAEGKQKKKKEKKDKKAKNEKKEKKDKKENTEKEKEKNEKTDTPKEIYVTDPASNRYYHWLIVITMPVMYNWTLIIARACFEELQQDYLILWFIVDCLSDIVYLADMAFRTRTGYLEQGLLVKDEMKLRQRYVESLQFKLDLISMIPTDILYFKLGLRYPEIRLNKLFRVNRMFEFFQRTETRTNFPNVFRISNLVMYIVIIIHWNACLYYSFSKAIGFGSDTFVYPNVSHPEYGRLVRKYAYSLYWSTLTLTTIGETPPPVQNSEYFFVVFDFLVGVLIFATIVGNVGSMISNMNAARADFQARIDAIKQYMSFRKVTKDLEKRVIKWFDYLWTNKKAVDEREVLKYLPDKLRAEIAINVHLDTLKKVRIFADCEAGLLVELVLKLQPQVFSPGDYICKKGDIGREMYIIKEGKLAVVADDGVTQFVVLSDGSYFGEISILNIKGSKAGNRRTANIRSIGYSDLFCLSKDDLMEALTEYPDAKAMLEEKGRQILMKDGLLDLEVAKQGPDPKDMEEKVNSMTGTVDLLQTKFARLLAEHEAAQLKLKQRVNKLEKKIIISSQTVDPVGAATAGV